In a genomic window of Nomascus leucogenys isolate Asia chromosome 4, Asia_NLE_v1, whole genome shotgun sequence:
- the LOC115834668 gene encoding uncharacterized protein LOC115834668, giving the protein MAGQFQQQQMKTSFLFIQLRASPACTLPAPSPAATPGGLEEGHSFPSPRTGLLAGWDLRRTQGSAAPPLRLLQKAGPETEEPAAFTCSAPKEKKEGRKKSQDPDVSRGGDCRSPHYRHCQAPASKTLGWLQPLAWKLPSPTPIMSDESSSPSMGWKCWPVTSATQDLWGMDPRCRDALRRSPPRAVLVHAADGGERTVLRRGAETCQILPRSCKEATGTTVQATRARLYKYCPAVHTSKGCPAPPATLPLKRGHTSTAEVPTSRSLPRPGIGSVLCHLPGHRKHFVWKEARFNYFPRFLPKMGKEKSAHFIGEHQKEG; this is encoded by the exons ATGGCTGGGCAATTTCAGCAGCAGCAGATGAAAACTTCCTTCCTCTTCATCCAGCTGCGGGCTTCTCCAGCCTGCACTCTCCCCGCCCCGTCTCCAGCGGCAACCCCAGGGGGCCTGGAGGAGGGACACAGTTTCCCAAGTCCCAGGACAGGCTTATTGGCAGGCTGGGACCTCAGGCGCACACAGGGCTCAGCTGCCCCTCCTTTGAGGCTGCTGCAGAAGGCAGGCCCTGAGACAGAGGAACCAGCTGCTTTCACTTGCTCTgctccaaaggaaaagaaggaagggaggaaaaaatcCCAGGATCCGGATGTAAGCAGGGGTGGTGATTGCAGATCCCCACATTACAGGCATTGCCAGGCCCCTGCCTCTAAGACACTGGGCTGGCTACAGCCCCTGGCATGGAAGCTTCCTAGCCCAACTCCCATCATGAGTGATGAAAGCAGCAGTCCCTCCATGGGCTGGAAGTGCTGGCCAGTCACTTCTGCCACCCAGGATCTGTGGGGCATGGACCCCCGCTGCAGGGATGCCTTGAGACGCTCCCCTCCAAGGGCTGTCCTGGTCCACGCTGCAGATGGAGGGGAAAGGACTGTGCTGAGGAGAGGTGCCGAGACTTGCCAAATACTCCCCAGGAGCTGTAAGGAGGCCACAGGTACCACAGTGCAGGCGACAAGGGCGCGGCTCTACAAGTACTGTCCAGCTGTGCACACCAGCAAGGGCTGCCCAGCCCCGCCTGCCACTCTGCCTCTCAAG AGGGGCCACACCTCAACAGCAGAGGTACCCACAAGCCGCAGCCTTCCCAGGCCTGGCATTGGCTCTGTCCTCTGCCACCTTCCAGGCCACCGGAAACATTTTGTTTGGAAGGAGGCGAGGTTTAACTATTTCCCGAGATTTCTGCCAAAGATGGGAAAAGAAAAGTCGGCACACTTTATAGGGGAACACCAGAAGGAAGGATAA